The sequence CAAAATAATAACCATCCAAACAAGCTCTAAGATGCTCTAACACAGAATAAAACAAATTGATCTTTTGACTTCCTAAACCTGTCATTCTATCAGAAATGGTCATTTGTGGCTGGAAGAATCCTTCTCAATCATTCATTGGCAgtcaatagagtcagaatgtttaTGACACGCAACAAGGTACGACTTACAGGCATAGTCAGTTTGTAGAAATTGATATGCCCTAAAATGGTTAGCATTCCTTCATCCTTAAATTCTTTGCTAATAACAGGGTCGATCCTTATTTCACCACTTACCTATAAACAACTAGAAGTTTCAATCTCCGGGTTTATCAGGAGCCACAACTTTTCACACAATTACGAGCAATACATTCAAGCTTTTCAGGATACGGATTGGTGAGATTCAACCTTCTATCCCATAACAAAGACAGCAGGCAAAAGAGAGATCATAGCAACACAATAAATCGTAAAGACAAGAATGAAATTAATGGTTCAAGATATCACCAATTTACAGCTCCTCATTTGGTGCAGCTCTTTTAAGTATTTTACAGAATCATGAACACAAAATAACTGCTTCTCATTGCATTCACAAAGAACAATTCTTTAAGATAAGAGTGCTGAGATAACAGAGAAGTTAGATCATCAGCCATGTCCACATCATACATTGCTCTGTTTGTATAACTTGGTGTCAAGAACTTGCTTTCCGCACATTGCGCATACTCCTGCACAAGAAGAGCACTTCAGATTAGACAACACAGAAAACTTTGATATAAATCATTTGGAACTAAGTTCCACTAATAAATCATATGCAATTCCAAAGTAATCTTCATTACCTTTACTATAAGCACAGGTATGACAATACTTGCCATCTTGATGCACTTGTTGCTTGCAAATAGTGCACTTTGTATTTCCATAAGGTGACCACCTGCAATAGCACCAGTTCCTCAGTAAGTGCCAAAACAATGGCAAATACACAAAACTAACCTTAACAAATTGTATTTGATATCCAGAACAAATCATATAAATCTTTTCATTCCGCATAACACTCACCATAGGAAGCAGATAACTAAAGAGTGGAAATGGTTACAATCATGCAACACCACAAAAAACAAAAGCACCTTAAAACACCAAGTCAAGCTATCCACTTATTACTTTTAGCATTGCAATGCAATGATTTCTAGTTTTTTATCTGAGATTTCTAAAACGTATATTGATTCTATGGCCTAAAAAACGTATATTGTAGCCAATATTCTTGGTTGAGTGTAAATTGCATTCTTTCTCCACAAAGTGGGGCATAATCTTGCTCCTTTTCCCCAAGTGTATCCGTTGAAGTCCCACAACGTTTGTTGGATCGAAACATGGAGTTCTTATATGGTCTTGGCCAATCctctcctcatgagctagctaTTGAGATTGAGTTAAGCCCAAGGTTCTTTCTTTACATAGTTTCAGAGTCGGATCCCAACCCAATTCATTGTTCCCATATCTCCTCCCCAAAGTGGGGCACAATCTTGCTCTTTTTCCTCAAGTGTATCTGTTGGAGTCCCACACTGTTTGTTGGCTTGAATCATGGACTTCTTATATGGTCTTGGTCAATTCTCTCCTCAAGAGCTAGCTATTGAGATTGAGTTAAACCCAAGGTTCATTTCTTTACATGGTTTCGGAGACGGATCTCATCCCAATTCATTGTTCTCGAtatccccccaccccacccccaccccaaaacCCAAATATTGTCCATGCTCCAGCCCTGGGCGTGACAGGGTGGTGTTCAAATCTCACATCGATGGGATGATAGGTACTTAGTCTACTTATATGGACTTTGGCAATCCTCCTCTCGTGAGCCAGCTTTTAGGGTTAAGTTACACCCAAAATCCATTTATCTTGGTATCAGAGTTGACCCAATCCAATTCATTGTTCCCGTCTTCCCCAAGTTAGGCCCCCTATCTTATATTGTCTTTTTCTTATGATGACACACTGGAATTACATTTTTGAGATTCATTTGAAAAGTGCTTTTGAGAAGAAGCCAAAGACAACTTACatttttttaaaagcacttttctTAAAAGACATTTTAGAGCTTCTCAAATAAACAATTTTCTCACAGCAATCCCAAACGGGCCCTTATCCCAAGGTCCATATCTTTAACGTACAAATCCAACTGTAATTCCATGTCTCATCATACAATGAAAATTTCAGGAAAACATCTTGTCCTATACTTTTTCcataaaccaaaaataaataagcaaatgAGAAGTTGTTCAGTTTCGACCGCATAAACATTCGACTTGAAAATGAACATTGTCCTAATACTTGAGTCCGGGGAAAAAATATGAATTGAACATATCAATACCAGTTTGGCGAGTATGAGTTACTCTTCAATAGTAGGAATACATCAGAGAAAAGTTGCTTAGAAGTCAAAAACACATTCAATTTTACTTCTTGTGTAATGCAACATGCTTTAGAACCTACCTTTCGAGAAACGATATGGCTAAAAAAAGAAATTTGTGCATTCACTTTAACGCAAATGGAGTATAAAACACATAAACCGTAACAAGATGAAATGAGCCCATCTCAAAAAGAACGGCAGGATGTCAATTGTCAAAATTGACCCATCTAAATTTCAATGAATTTGCACAGGATTTGTTGGTCctttaaaataacaataaaatatgtGGGAATTACTTAAAAAGACATGTGAATTGCAACTCTTAATAGTTAAAAATACTCtggttacaacaacaacaacataccagtgtattcccacctaatggggtctggggagggtagagtgtacgcaatctatatcactacctcagatgaagtagagaggttgtttccgatagacccctggcttaaaatcaataacaatataacaaacacaatacataaatgcatataaacttgtacagTATGTAAAATAAACTATCaacgctagccacaagataatactaaaactataaatctGAAACCATAGACAACACTTAACACCTACTAACAAGAAACTTTGGACACAAATACAGGACACTCCCCAGTTGTTACCGACACCCTCCCACCCGCTAACCCTTTACCCTAAtctgcatcctccacaccttcctatcaaggatcATGTCCTTCGTAAGCtataattgctccatatcatgcctaatcacctccctccaatatttcttcggcctacctctcccccgcctaaaatcatccataaccagtgtctcacacctccgcacggGCGCATCAgcacccctcctcatcacgtgcccgaaccaacgtaacctcatttctcgcatcttgtcctccaccaaagtcaCTTCAACTTTTTCCCGAATAacctcattcctcaccctatcctTCCTGGTCTGACCACACATCCaccgcaacatcctcatctccgccgccttcaacttttggatgcggagtttcttaactggccaacaatccgctccatacaacatagtcagTCGGACttccactctgtagaacttacctttaagcttcgggggcaccttcttatcacataaaactcccaaagcaagcctccatttcaaccatcctgcctcaatacgatgcgtgacatcctcgtcaatctcaccatcgccctgaatcatagaccccagagaCTTGAAACTTTCCCTTTTCTGAATGGCCCgagtccagcttcacaaccacgTCAGTCTCCTGtgacacatcactaaacttacactccaaatacaactccaattatattcatggagaaacacaactccaactccaacttcactcctactccaaaaattttagttttcatggccaaacacccaCTTAGTCTATCTTCTTTTTTCTGGCATGAGTTCCATCTTGATGACGTGATCcagaatttcttttttattttaatttcaatgtGCAACTACTGTCCATCTCATCTCACACAGATTCAGAGCCGGTCTCAACTGGTGGGTGATTATCTTCACCAATCTTGTCTGGGAAGGGGTATTGAGACCAAACTGATAACTATCACACCAGTTCAGGTTTGCTTCTGCATTAATAGCCAATTCAATTAGCCTGTCTCTCTGTCTCTCCACCTTTTCCCTAATTTCACATGGTATCCAAGTTTCTATGATATTTGGAGGACCCAATAACTTCCGATCGGCACTGGCTAATGTTCATCTATTACTCTTTCCTGCTTTCAGAGATTCACTCTGCCAGTACAACATCTCTTTGACTTTACATGTCTATACGGTATTTATataacaacgacaacaacatacccagtgtatctTCTTATATAATCTAGACTTAAACTGCATTAATTCAGGTGGATTTTTAGCTCAAATCACTAATTCCAACATTGAAGGTGTCAATAACATTAGTAAACAGAAGGAAGACTTGTCAGGAGACATCTATGTTGAACTTGTTCAATTTTACTTATGtacattttccttttttattgcAAGCACCTCTTAAATAAGACAACGAGTTCCTCGTACTATATCATATTGGACTTTATTCAGTCTGAACTACCTAAACATGATTTCAACCTTTAGTGTAAGCATTACTTTGTTCAAATCAGAAATTCAAAGGTTAGAAAGAATCATTGCAAGATTTTGACATGTCATTTGTTTGTGTCTGTGTGCGTGCGTGTGTTAGTGTGGGTAATTTTAGcttaaaaatcagaaaaaaaaatagaaaaggatttGAATTTCTCTCTTAGGATACACACTTACTTTTGGATTGTGTTCTCTCTTTTACCATCTATTCAATCATTTCCTTTATTGGTTTGAAAAACAAGCACCCCATAATAAAGACAAAAATCTCAGccaaattaattatatttcatcTATAAACAATAGCATAGCTAAGATTTAAAGTACTCAAGTTGGTAATTTTGccttctattttttaataatgttggCGTCCTTACTATTCCACCAGCACCTACTATCTGGTTATCCCCCACCAACCCAGGTACAGGTTAACACTACCCACCAACACTTAGTTATGTTGGAAGACAATAAGACATCACTTAGTGTTTTTCGTTTCTGCTTGATTTTAAAACTCTGGCCTCCAAGATTTgcacccacttcattgaccactagcgCACATCCTTGTATGCTACTCAAGTAAGTAAATTAACCACAGCTAATTAGTCTCTCTGACCAGCATTAGAAAAGATATGACTTCCTTGGTAATTCAACATCAGAATTCCTAGCACCCAAGGGTGTAGTCTAGTgatcaatgaagtgggttgagaacctAAGATATCAGATTCGAACCCCAGCAAAGACAAAAAACCACTGGGTCGTTCTTCTCATCTGTCCTAGCCTTGATGGAAAGATACCCGGTATCTGTTGCAGGTGGGAGGTGGCAGGCATCCCATGAATTTAGTCTAGATGTGTggaagctggcccggacaccatgattatcaaaaaaataaaaacatcacgATTCCTACTAGAGAAGATTGTCCTTAGAGTTTTGATTGATGACATCTTCTATCACAAATTCTAAAAGCAAGCAAGCAAGCGTGTTATCTCAGTTATTATCGTTTCCTCTTAAGATCAATCGAATATGAATAAAAGATGCTACTAGAGGATCCAACAATAAGGCGGACGAGTATTAAGTTATTACTAAAAAATCTAGCATACTATTTCGGTTATTTTCCTTCCATTCTGCGGTCAGTTAAAGCGACATATACAAGGAAGCTGGAACAAACTATCAAGACGGATCAGTAAAAGCAATTAGCCAAAAAAAAAGTAACCTTTTTTTCTTGGAGAGGAGTTTGTTCTCGTTAATCTTACGGCCGCCGCCTTCAGTAGTATTGCTGGCACCTTCTTTCCATTTATCAGGTACAATCACCTTCGACAATTTCTTCTCACCTGCAAAATacaattttatgaattatgaaacCCTAGGTCTAAATATCAATTGCTCACAAAATTGGTTGATTGAATGTTAAGccaataaaaataattagtaaaGAAACAGGAAAGAATTTGGACTTACACTTATCGCAAACCATAGTTGCACTACGGGAGCTTGCTTCGAAAGGGAATTTTCAAGTGAAGCTAAATTCGTAATCTGTGTAAGAAGAGGAATAATCGTTTGGGAGCTGGAATATTTATAGGTGAAACACGGTGCGGTGGAGAGCACGGCTAACATATGGACTCGCGGGTAACAGCCGCCTGATTAAATacttccttttttaaaaaaaaaaaaaaaaaaggaaaagagctAATAAAAACTCTTACTTTTATTCATGgaaaaatgaaataaacatataCCATAACTGACCATACTTAATACAAATCTCCATTctacaaagtaattataaaaataccaactaattatatatctttattagATATATTggaaactaattatgtatttcgacATACTCAAAATCGGAAAAAATGTATCgacaactaattatatatctttacaaaaaaaagCTATATCTTTATTGAATGTATTATGCATCTCAacagattcaaaataaaaaatatatatatatggagctaattatgtatatttacgaagaaaaaaatatctttgttaaatgtatcgagagctaattatgtatctcgatatatcaaaaattgaatttttcaataattatataaaatgtcgGAATTTCGTGTAACATATCTTCAAACTGTTGGGATTTACTTTGTTTTCCCTTTAGTTTAgttagagaaaatggtcaaattacCCCCCCCCAAACCTTTAtcccaaatctcaactacacacttatactttgagaAGGTcatatgacccccctgaactattttaaaataaaattattacccTCTAACGCTGACATGGCAaaagagtgtgtttcactctctttaaagagaatGAGAACggaaatattttattaaaaaattatttttaatatttcttcttcttattcttcttcttcaatggcatccaagaactcatcaatgacttattcttcttgttcttatttcttcttcttcttcttcaatggcatccaagaactcatcaatgatatttctttttactcttcttcttctttaatggcatccaagaacccgAATTACGTGAGAATGTTGAATCAATTCAccgaaattttgaatttttcggcGCCATCACTGTCGCGACGTCATTTTGTGAAAATCGAATATCTATTGGATAttaattgttgatttgattttgataagattaCATATCGTGTGAATTTCATATGACTCATTAtaccattgaagaagaagaagaatagaagaagaagaggaagaagaagaagaagaagatgatgatgatgatgacggcgtggaattaattttttatagtaaaaaaaataatatatgacgTGGAATTACGTGGCATGacacgtggcagcgcgtgtagaccacaaatcaaaataaaatctggGTATGAGTTTTTAGAGGGGtatatattccactttaaaatagttcgaggggtaaattttattttaaaatagttcagggaggTTATAGAACCTTATCAAAGTAtaaaagtataagtgtgtagttgagatttggggtaaaggttgggggtaTTTGAGTATTTTCTCTTTCCTGGCCGGCGAGTTAAATTGTCCGACGTGTGATTAACTTTAGAATGCATCAGTAGAGTGCAAGATTAGTGATAAAACTCAATATCTGTGTTTTGTGAATTTGGGACTCCATTCCATGGTAAGTCAGTGTTCACCCAAGGACTCGGTGCTAAGATTTGCACCCACCATATGagataaattacataaatttgTCTCTTACTATACTATCGGATCAATTGTTCTGCGATCCGTGACAAGGCACAAGGAAATTGTTTGTTTATGGAAAAACATGAGATGAtgacaaagaaataaataatgtggTCCTATCTCCTCCCcatatataagtatataactATTAATGACATTAAAACAAGTCGAGAAAAAGTAGCAACTGGGTTGGCAACTTCAAATATGTCTCCCATCAATTGAAGTACGATTTTCCAATGGTACTTCCTAATTTTTCTTTACTTCTGCCAACGTAGTGTAATAATTAACATAATTAATCTTGAAAACAACACATCCACAAGGAGGTGGCATGCAATATGAGTTTCTTGAGAGCAATCTTTTTCTTGCTTGAAAAATTGTctttcttttattcaatttgcaAATTGCACTAAGAAATTATATCCTCCCAAATTTCTTGCAGTGGCAAATTAAAGCCCATACTTCTACCCATGAttaatttctaaaaattaaaGTATGTATTATAACTAAAACAACTGTAATACTAACTATAAGTCTATAACCACTAGGATAGTGTTGGGAGAAAGTATGCTATTGTATAAATTTGAAGAGTAAACCTAACAGGGAAGATATATTTTCTAATGAGAAAACCTTTTTTCCACCAACAAAAGTAATTCTAATTCTAATTATAATTATAGCAGAAAATCAGGTAGAAACTCAGTCAAATACTAACACATAGTTACAATGAATGTAGCATATAACATACTCTATCATTCTAATTTCTTGTTCTGATATGCCTGTGGATATCCAGGATCAGGTTTTTCAAAGAGAGCCAAGTCTTCTTCGTTCAACGATCGAAACGGTCCATCCAATGGTGGCAGACTACGAATTTCTGCAGCATCATGGTACGGCCACGGGCGACATGTCTCTGCTGATGAACTTGGGACATTATCACGATGATGATGATTGGAAACTTCATTCTCGGCTTTCGAGGGGACATCCTGAGAGCTTTTACGCGAACTAACCTTCCTCATAATGCTACACACAACATAGTCTTCCTTTTGAATTTCATCACGTTGTCTTAACTTGTCCACTATGGTTTCGTCAAGAGAGTATTCTTTCATAATCCAGTACACGGTTAGTTGATTATTGTCACTTCTGCTACTTTCTTCATCAAAACGAAAAGTTCTTTTGGATCCAATCACCGATCCTTCTTTATCATAAATTTCTTTACTAATGTCACGTCCCTTCCATTGACCCACCCCAGCAATTGTCCTGTTGAAGTTTCTACCTTTCACAGATTTCTTCTTCAACGGAGTAAAGAAATAGTTTA comes from Capsicum annuum cultivar UCD-10X-F1 chromosome 2, UCD10Xv1.1, whole genome shotgun sequence and encodes:
- the LOC107858228 gene encoding NAC domain-containing protein 2-like — protein: MKFQQYNERDLLSYLQKFVCGMPIECHDIRHIDLYGIKKPPWELFKGLLRSEGKTGTDQLNYFFTPLKKKSVKGRNFNRTIAGVGQWKGRDISKEIYDKEGSVIGSKRTFRFDEESSRSDNNQLTVYWIMKEYSLDETIVDKLRQRDEIQKEDYVVCSIMRKVSSRKSSQDVPSKAENEVSNHHHRDNVPSSSAETCRPWPYHDAAEIRSLPPLDGPFRSLNEEDLALFEKPDPGYPQAYQNKKLE
- the LOC107859550 gene encoding cysteine-rich PDZ-binding protein gives rise to the protein MVCDKCEKKLSKVIVPDKWKEGASNTTEGGGRKINENKLLSKKKRWSPYGNTKCTICKQQVHQDGKYCHTCAYSKGVCAMCGKQVLDTKLYKQSNV